CCCGCTATTGAAGATGGTTTCAAGCCTGTACAACGCCGTATCATGCACTCGCTTAAAGAGTTGGATGACGGTCGTTACAATAAGGTAGCCAATGTAGTAGGGCACACCATGCAGTATCACCCACACGGAGATGCGAGTATTGGTGACGCTATGGTGCAAATTGGCCAGAAAGATTTGCTGATTGACTGCCAAGGAAACTGGGGAAATATCCTAACAGGCGATGGTGCTGCGGCTTCGCGTTATATTGAAGCACGTTTGTCTAAGTTTGCTTTGGAAGTCTTGTATTCTCCAAAAATTACCGATTGGGGTGTTTCTTATGACGGTCGTCGTGCTGAGCCAAACAATCTTCCGGTAAAGTTTCCATTGCTTTTAGCACAAGGAGCAGAAGGTATTGCTGTAGGACTTTCCACGAAAGTGTTGCCGCACAATTTTAATGAGCTTATTGACGCTTCGATTAAAATATTAAAAGGAAAAGCGTTTACGTTATATCCTGATTTCATGACGCAAGGTATTGCCGATGTGTCAAATTACAATGACGGATTACGTGGTGGTCGTGTACGCGTACGTGCCAAAATTGCCCAATTGGACAAAAACACGTTGGTGATTACTCAAATTCCATTTTCGACTAATACAACCACTTTGATTGATAGTATTTTGAAGGCCAATGAAAAAGGCAAGATCAAAATCAAAAAAATTGAAGACAATACTGCTGCTGAAGTTGAAATTTTAATTCATCTTTTTCCAGGAGTTTCTCCAGATAAAACCATTGATGCTTTGTTTGCTTTTACAGCTTGCGAAACATCAGTTGCGCCTTTGGGCTGTGTGATTGAAGATAACAAACCTTTGTTTATTGGGGTTTCTGAAATGTTGCGCATTTCAACCGCAAGAACGGTTGATTTACTGAAGCAAGAACTCGAAATTCAACTCGAAGAATTAAAAAACAAGTGGCACTTTTCAACGCTAGAGAAAATTTTCATTCGCGAAGAAATGTACATTGATTTTAAATTGTATGGCGATAGAGAAGCGCTTTATACCTATTTGTACGATCGTTTTGAGCCTTTCAAAGAATCATTTGTTAGAGCCATTAATGATGACGATTTGCAGAAACTAACGCAAATTCAAATGATTCGTATTACCCGATTTGACTCGGATAAGGCTGATGACATGATTGCCAAGTTAGAGGGCGAGATGAAGGAAGTAGAACATCATTTAGCTCATTTAACAGACTTTGCAATAGCGTATTTTACGAAATTGAAAGAGAAATACGGAAAAGGTCGCGAACGCCAAACCGAATTGCGCATTTTTGATGATATTGAAGCAACAAAAGTAGTGTTGCGTAACACTAAATTATATGTAAATAGAGAAGAAGGTTTTGTAGGTACAAGTCTTAAAAAAGACGAGTATGTTACGGATTGTTCTGATATTGATGATGTTATTGTTTTTCTAAGAGATGGAAAAATGATGATTACAAAAGTGGATGCAAAAACCTTTGTGGGTAAAGATATTATTCACGTGGCTATTTTTGACAAAAGCGATAAGCGCACCATTTACAACTTGATTTATCGAGATGGAAAATCGGGTCCATCATACATCAAACGCTTTAACGTATCAGGTGTAACACGTGATAAACCGTACGATTTAACTAATGAAACTGCGGGATCTCAAATCGTATACTTTTCATGCAATCCAAACGGTGAAGCTGAGGTAATTACCATTTTGTTGCGCCAAGTGGGAACTATTAAAAAATTGAAATTTGATATTGATTTTTCAAATCTTGCCATAAAAGGAAGAAGTTCTAAGGGGAATTTGGTAACGAAATATCCAATTAA
This portion of the Flavobacterium sp. CECT 9288 genome encodes:
- a CDS encoding DNA gyrase/topoisomerase IV subunit A, with the protein product MKDEEDENTIPEGDENEDVSNDAGFEDIKTSSGMQHFYENNNEEGDTITKVTGMYKDWFLDYASYVILERAVPAIEDGFKPVQRRIMHSLKELDDGRYNKVANVVGHTMQYHPHGDASIGDAMVQIGQKDLLIDCQGNWGNILTGDGAAASRYIEARLSKFALEVLYSPKITDWGVSYDGRRAEPNNLPVKFPLLLAQGAEGIAVGLSTKVLPHNFNELIDASIKILKGKAFTLYPDFMTQGIADVSNYNDGLRGGRVRVRAKIAQLDKNTLVITQIPFSTNTTTLIDSILKANEKGKIKIKKIEDNTAAEVEILIHLFPGVSPDKTIDALFAFTACETSVAPLGCVIEDNKPLFIGVSEMLRISTARTVDLLKQELEIQLEELKNKWHFSTLEKIFIREEMYIDFKLYGDREALYTYLYDRFEPFKESFVRAINDDDLQKLTQIQMIRITRFDSDKADDMIAKLEGEMKEVEHHLAHLTDFAIAYFTKLKEKYGKGRERQTELRIFDDIEATKVVLRNTKLYVNREEGFVGTSLKKDEYVTDCSDIDDVIVFLRDGKMMITKVDAKTFVGKDIIHVAIFDKSDKRTIYNLIYRDGKSGPSYIKRFNVSGVTRDKPYDLTNETAGSQIVYFSCNPNGEAEVITILLRQVGTIKKLKFDIDFSNLAIKGRSSKGNLVTKYPIKKIELKEKGISTLLPRKVWFDDTVQRLNVDGRGELLGEFRPSDKILIIAQSGKLKVITPELTTHFDQDMVVLEKWNPKKPISAIYFDGEKERYYIKRFLVETENKEEAFISEHANSHLEIVSTEYRPVAELVFAKVKGVQKENQVVDVEAFIAVKGFKAQGNQLTADKLKQVNLLDPLPYEEPVEEVPEPPILSDEDAGPVQLDDDGQITMSLD